The following proteins come from a genomic window of Heyndrickxia acidicola:
- a CDS encoding helix-turn-helix domain-containing protein: MEGRKVYDKTNPGVGGKYWVPLPSDVRHYIHHDKMNADKIFLYALIIDYYNTAEGYAFPSVETLSVKYGKVPDTTSRHLKDLKEVGLIDFPEMGYYVPLIPLDETTFFNKFPDAHANYKQAIKRSDSRREGAADRMRDWRRKHGYTE, from the coding sequence ATGGAAGGAAGAAAGGTCTACGACAAAACTAATCCTGGAGTGGGTGGCAAGTATTGGGTTCCACTTCCGTCCGATGTAAGGCACTATATTCACCACGATAAAATGAACGCAGATAAAATCTTCTTATACGCGCTTATTATCGATTACTATAACACGGCGGAAGGCTACGCTTTTCCCAGCGTAGAGACATTATCGGTTAAATACGGAAAGGTGCCCGACACAACGAGCCGACATTTGAAGGACTTGAAGGAAGTCGGACTAATCGATTTTCCGGAAATGGGTTATTATGTTCCGTTAATACCGCTGGATGAAACAACATTCTTCAACAAGTTTCCGGATGCGCATGCTAATTATAAGCAGGCAATAAAAAGATCCGATAGTAGGCGAGAAGGTGCAGCAGATAGGATGCGAGATTGGAGGCGAAAACATGGTTACACGGAATAA
- a CDS encoding recombinase family protein, translated as MIFGYMRVSTLDQNLDRQEQQLKEAGCEKVFFEKVTGTKRERPELNHLLDQLRAGDEVIITDLTRLSRSTKDLIEIVELIGSKGANLRSLKESWLDTTTAHGKLMFTMFAGLAQFERDLISERTKEGLQAAAANGRHAGRPSVQDDKLEYAFYLYDKGGMTMQEIAEKAKISRMTLHRKLKERNK; from the coding sequence ATGATTTTCGGGTATATGCGGGTATCTACGTTGGACCAAAACCTTGATCGTCAAGAGCAACAACTTAAAGAAGCAGGCTGCGAAAAAGTATTCTTTGAGAAGGTAACTGGAACAAAGCGAGAGCGTCCGGAGCTTAACCATTTGCTCGATCAACTTCGCGCAGGCGATGAGGTTATCATTACCGATCTTACTCGTTTATCGCGTTCTACGAAGGACCTTATCGAAATCGTAGAGCTAATTGGAAGTAAAGGCGCTAATTTACGCAGCCTGAAAGAGTCCTGGTTGGATACAACAACAGCACACGGAAAGCTGATGTTTACAATGTTCGCCGGTTTAGCGCAGTTTGAACGTGATTTAATATCCGAACGGACGAAAGAAGGATTGCAAGCTGCGGCAGCTAACGGACGTCATGCCGGCCGTCCATCCGTCCAAGACGATAAACTTGAATACGCGTTTTATCTTTATGATAAGGGTGGAATGACTATGCAGGAGATAGCAGAAAAGGCGAAGATATCACGTATGACGTTACACCGAAAATTAAAGGAACGGAATAAATAG
- a CDS encoding replication-relaxation family protein, whose translation MLTKRDVVIVKALNKFKVMDRDSIAEIFFSNLKNPEKAANNVLLRLMRDGQIQRSTAFVPYVYFGPDSTVKKNSAKIGHWLAILEVFKEVRRLGSVDTFLVEPKYGSKGTVEPDAYTNYRKTGFFVECQRTLYSDKQLKQKLDRYVDFFNSGVMAKFPHVLIISDHRYAIDGTYPFRVFQAESFTQFVESLKPEPRKIKQPPNSGVLKVRLS comes from the coding sequence ATGTTAACTAAACGTGATGTGGTGATTGTTAAGGCGTTGAACAAATTTAAGGTGATGGACCGTGACTCTATCGCCGAAATTTTCTTCTCCAACCTCAAGAATCCGGAAAAAGCCGCCAATAACGTTTTGCTTCGGTTGATGCGTGATGGTCAGATTCAACGGTCCACGGCGTTCGTTCCTTACGTTTATTTCGGGCCAGACTCCACCGTTAAGAAAAACAGCGCTAAGATTGGTCATTGGCTCGCAATTCTCGAAGTATTTAAAGAGGTCAGACGTCTAGGGTCTGTTGATACTTTCCTAGTTGAACCGAAATACGGGAGCAAAGGGACGGTTGAACCTGACGCTTATACGAACTATCGTAAAACTGGATTTTTCGTAGAATGTCAAAGAACGCTTTACTCAGATAAACAATTAAAGCAAAAACTCGACAGATACGTCGATTTCTTTAACTCAGGGGTCATGGCGAAATTTCCGCACGTACTCATTATTTCCGATCACCGTTATGCCATAGACGGTACCTACCCGTTTCGTGTGTTTCAGGCGGAATCATTTACACAATTCGTTGAGTCATTGAAGCCGGAGCCTCGAAAGATAAAGCAGCCGCCGAACAGTGGGGTTTTAAAGGTGCGATTGTCATGA
- a CDS encoding helix-turn-helix domain-containing protein: MVSRTKSNPRYKAVPRMHEIRKEKGIETSKELAQLANVTEPTISRFDSQTRYDINVLASVAKALNVKIDDLFIIEENKEADSN; the protein is encoded by the coding sequence ATGGTTAGCAGAACAAAATCTAATCCAAGATACAAGGCAGTGCCAAGAATGCACGAAATCAGGAAAGAAAAAGGCATAGAGACAAGTAAAGAGTTAGCGCAACTTGCAAACGTAACAGAGCCGACAATCAGCCGTTTCGACAGTCAGACGCGCTATGATATAAACGTTTTAGCATCTGTTGCTAAAGCATTGAACGTTAAGATTGATGATTTATTTATAATTGAGGAAAACAAAGAAGCCGACTCAAATTAA
- a CDS encoding FtsK/SpoIIIE domain-containing protein, whose amino-acid sequence MSLWLKLKARRQLITAFRLAGIYRKITDDRFIYPRIRNLSITESSTKITFTLPTGIDPKLLQKHFYVFEQSFGKAELSGEVKTFTLTVSKQSLPKKLTYNKEEILPELSGFEIPIVCGKGKEGWQAYDALTEPNCLISGEPGGGKSTQLRSILSTLIQTKTPDELHLFLGDLKMSEFFLFRGVKHVKSVCIYPEEIAHTLRHLEGEMRRRSELLNQYGVTHVNKLPEAVRVPAIMLCIDEFVMIMDDKEMKRILIQLASLGRALQIYCVFSLQRPSHDILDTKIRGLLTVRMGFRTTDFQNAKIIGTPGSERISKSTPGRFLIKRDELTELQAPYLTEEKAEKLLAAYKDQNWQNHSFIEKAADPIRLTEGDVFEDVN is encoded by the coding sequence ATGAGCTTATGGCTAAAGTTAAAGGCGCGACGGCAACTAATTACTGCATTTAGGCTGGCTGGCATTTACCGCAAAATTACCGATGATCGATTTATTTATCCGAGAATCCGCAACTTATCTATCACCGAATCCTCAACGAAAATTACCTTCACTCTACCTACCGGAATAGACCCGAAGTTACTTCAAAAACATTTCTACGTATTTGAGCAATCTTTTGGCAAAGCGGAGCTCTCCGGCGAGGTTAAAACGTTCACACTGACCGTCAGTAAGCAATCGTTACCTAAGAAGCTGACCTACAATAAGGAGGAAATATTACCGGAGCTTTCCGGATTTGAAATACCGATTGTTTGCGGCAAAGGAAAAGAAGGCTGGCAGGCTTATGACGCTCTGACGGAGCCAAATTGCTTGATTTCAGGCGAGCCAGGTGGTGGGAAGAGCACGCAACTTCGAAGCATTCTATCGACGTTAATTCAAACGAAAACGCCCGACGAGCTGCATCTGTTTCTTGGCGACTTGAAAATGAGCGAATTCTTCCTTTTTAGAGGAGTAAAGCATGTTAAAAGCGTTTGTATTTATCCAGAAGAAATAGCACACACGCTAAGGCACCTAGAAGGCGAAATGAGGCGTCGTAGTGAGTTGCTTAACCAATATGGGGTAACGCACGTCAACAAGCTTCCAGAGGCAGTCAGAGTGCCTGCAATCATGCTTTGTATCGACGAATTCGTAATGATAATGGACGACAAAGAAATGAAGCGTATCCTCATTCAACTAGCGTCATTAGGCCGTGCGTTGCAAATATACTGCGTTTTTAGCCTTCAACGTCCTTCCCACGACATTCTCGATACTAAAATTCGCGGTCTATTAACCGTTAGAATGGGATTTCGCACAACGGATTTTCAGAATGCGAAGATAATCGGAACTCCTGGGAGTGAGCGGATTAGCAAATCGACTCCTGGGCGCTTTTTAATCAAACGTGATGAGCTGACGGAGCTGCAAGCGCCTTACTTAACGGAAGAAAAGGCCGAGAAACTGCTCGCAGCCTACAAGGATCAAAACTGGCAGAATCATAGCTTTATCGAAAAGGCGGCTGATCCGATCCGATTAACGGAAGGAGACGTGTTCGAAGATGTTAACTAA